The Caldicoprobacter guelmensis genome includes a region encoding these proteins:
- a CDS encoding glycoside hydrolase family 2 protein, which produces MNRVISLNGVWKFCSRKDRQWKEGKVPGCVQLDLMTLGELGDPFYRLNEVEFHKLEEEEWVYRKEFEWNDALLTDGKVYLVFEGIDTLADVYMNGHYLGRAENMFIPYRFDVGNILRTGMNEIEVHFDSPVKTIRTMERNSPVTLHGGSEIGRPYVRKAQYSYGWDWGPRIAQVGLWRPVYLEVIEVAKIRYPFFETYCIDKEGAFVATGAELEIVPRQDGKAVSDEEMEAFVEILYEKQVVVSDKANIDRFRGKLQISWQGVIEKPALWYPNGMGQQPLYEVRLRLMYNGKVADEYSFYAGIRTVRLIRERDEEGESFIFEINGEKVFAKGANWIPADSLLPRLTAEDYYYYIKAAKDANMNMLRIWGGGIYEHPAFYEACDRMGIMVWQDFMYACAQYPDQFDWFQRLAEVEAEHVVKSLRIHPSIVLWCGNNENNWGFHSWWGNGVPKYLGNYIYQEILPKVCAENDPSRPYWVSSPYGGEDPNSMAEGDRHSWTVWSGWADYNEYLHDTGRFLSEFGFQAMPCLKTIYSFTQPEDRHPLSPVMLSHNKMVCGTERLVRFMIAKAGFPRDFASFVYLTQFIQAEAIKTGVEHWRTRKFKTAGTLYWQINDCWPVASWSCIDYQRRKKGLYYYTKKFFHNILVVPKYKEGSIFIHAVNDTLDKLDAQVKVTAYALDGTKKGEMYMKAVLLPNSAIVVGSIKPEELGIGYRRVVMPVDAGSTTFPVEKNGELLDTVLFIELVAGGRSVKNYMVFDVFRNLELKEPDINCTVKGNVIELVSDKPAFGVFVETQQDVELSDNCIILEPGVPYVVEASGEPGEVKVIDITRMVTKLY; this is translated from the coding sequence ATGAACAGGGTTATAAGCCTTAATGGGGTATGGAAGTTTTGCTCTAGAAAAGACAGGCAATGGAAAGAAGGAAAGGTGCCGGGCTGTGTTCAGCTGGATTTAATGACATTGGGAGAGCTGGGGGATCCTTTCTATCGTTTAAACGAGGTAGAGTTTCACAAGCTGGAAGAGGAGGAGTGGGTATATCGCAAGGAGTTTGAATGGAACGATGCTCTGCTCACAGATGGGAAGGTATATCTTGTATTTGAAGGAATTGATACTTTGGCAGATGTATATATGAATGGGCATTATCTCGGTAGGGCTGAAAACATGTTTATCCCCTATCGCTTTGATGTGGGTAATATTTTACGCACTGGAATGAACGAAATAGAAGTACATTTTGATTCTCCGGTTAAAACCATCCGGACAATGGAGCGCAACAGTCCGGTGACTCTGCATGGCGGCAGTGAGATTGGTAGGCCCTACGTGAGGAAGGCACAATACTCCTACGGCTGGGACTGGGGGCCAAGAATTGCGCAGGTAGGGCTATGGAGGCCGGTATATCTAGAAGTTATTGAGGTTGCCAAGATACGCTATCCTTTCTTCGAAACCTACTGCATCGATAAAGAAGGGGCTTTTGTAGCGACAGGGGCGGAGCTTGAAATAGTTCCTCGTCAAGATGGAAAAGCGGTTTCCGACGAAGAGATGGAAGCATTTGTGGAGATACTTTACGAGAAACAAGTCGTTGTTTCAGATAAAGCGAACATTGATAGATTCAGAGGCAAGCTTCAGATAAGCTGGCAAGGCGTGATCGAGAAGCCAGCTTTGTGGTATCCCAATGGTATGGGGCAGCAGCCATTGTATGAGGTAAGGCTGCGCCTTATGTACAATGGCAAGGTGGCAGACGAATACAGTTTCTATGCAGGTATCCGCACTGTGAGGCTGATACGGGAGCGTGATGAAGAAGGAGAGAGCTTCATCTTTGAGATAAATGGAGAAAAGGTATTTGCCAAAGGTGCCAACTGGATACCTGCAGACAGCCTTTTGCCCAGGTTGACGGCGGAGGATTATTACTATTACATAAAAGCAGCGAAGGATGCTAATATGAACATGCTTCGTATATGGGGCGGTGGAATATATGAACATCCCGCGTTTTACGAGGCATGTGATAGGATGGGCATCATGGTGTGGCAGGATTTCATGTATGCTTGCGCTCAGTATCCCGACCAATTTGATTGGTTCCAGAGGTTGGCCGAGGTGGAGGCCGAGCACGTGGTTAAAAGTTTGAGGATACATCCATCCATAGTTCTGTGGTGCGGTAATAACGAGAACAACTGGGGATTCCATTCTTGGTGGGGTAACGGTGTTCCCAAATATTTGGGTAACTATATATACCAGGAGATACTGCCTAAGGTTTGTGCCGAGAACGATCCTTCACGTCCTTACTGGGTGTCCAGCCCATATGGGGGTGAGGACCCCAACTCGATGGCTGAGGGGGATCGTCATTCATGGACGGTATGGAGCGGTTGGGCAGACTATAATGAGTATCTCCATGATACGGGTAGGTTCCTAAGCGAATTTGGATTTCAGGCTATGCCCTGTTTGAAGACCATATATTCTTTTACACAACCTGAAGACCGTCACCCGCTCAGTCCGGTAATGTTGTCTCATAACAAGATGGTGTGTGGGACTGAGCGATTGGTAAGGTTTATGATAGCAAAAGCGGGATTTCCAAGAGATTTTGCGAGTTTTGTGTATTTGACGCAGTTTATACAGGCAGAGGCAATAAAGACAGGGGTAGAGCACTGGCGCACTAGGAAATTTAAGACGGCGGGTACGCTTTATTGGCAGATCAACGATTGTTGGCCTGTGGCCAGCTGGTCGTGTATCGATTACCAACGCAGAAAGAAAGGACTGTACTATTATACCAAGAAATTCTTTCATAATATCTTGGTGGTACCCAAATACAAGGAGGGGAGCATATTCATACATGCAGTAAACGACACGCTCGATAAGCTGGATGCGCAGGTCAAGGTAACTGCCTATGCATTGGATGGAACCAAGAAGGGCGAGATGTACATGAAGGCGGTTTTGCTGCCCAACAGCGCTATAGTGGTGGGCAGCATAAAGCCTGAGGAGTTGGGGATCGGGTACAGGCGTGTGGTTATGCCAGTGGATGCAGGCTCAACCACTTTCCCTGTTGAAAAAAACGGCGAGCTTTTGGATACTGTATTGTTTATAGAATTGGTGGCCGGTGGTCGAAGCGTGAAAAACTATATGGTGTTTGATGTTTTCAGGAATCTTGAGCTTAAAGAGCCTGACATAAATTGTACAGTAAAGGGAAATGTAATAGAGCTTGTATCAGATAAGCCGGCATTTGGGGTATTCGTGGAGACCCAGCAGGATGTGGAGTTGTCGGATAATTGCATTATCTTAGAACCTGGTGTCCCCTATGTAGTGGAAGCTTCGGGTGAACCAGGAGAGGTGAAAGTAATTGACATTACGCGTATGGTGACTAAACTGTATTGA